A region from the Populus trichocarpa isolate Nisqually-1 chromosome 18, P.trichocarpa_v4.1, whole genome shotgun sequence genome encodes:
- the LOC18107585 gene encoding putative disease resistance protein RGA3, translated as MADALVSVVLERLSSIVSEKVGQKVRLFVGVKNEVEKLTSSFRAIQAVFADAEERQLKDQFVKHWLDQLKDVSYDMDDVLDEWDTAIAKLQSKNTRKVCSFMIFSCFHFREVGLRHRVAYKIKELNERIDGIVVEKNRFHFKLLEAGIKQLEHHETASVIDVKEVKGREKDKVRVIKTLLSESSQGPALRTISLVGMGGIGKTTLAKLVFNDHVVKTHFNRRIWVCVSDPFDETRIAKEILEAHMRSTQNLKKLETLLEKIQQSFREKKFLLVLDDVWNEDATKWEQLRNSLKCGLPGSRILVTTRNRNVAKCMGSSPTDILELGLLPPEECWSLFSEFSYFEKTDREFDNLEDIGRQIAVKCEGLPLAAKTLGSLLRFKRSKAEWESVLHSHVWEIKEAESNLLAPLWLSYHDLPSEVRRCFSYCAVFPKDFTFYRGDLIKLWMAQGFLRETQNKEMEVMGRECFEALAARSFFQDFKKEEGDDSIYACKMHDMVHDFAQFLTKNESFNVEIDGAAESKIDSFSRDARHSMVVLRKYKTYSFPETIHSLKKLRSLIVDGYPSSMNATLPNLIANLSCLRTLRLSRCGIEEVPSNIGKLIHLRHVDLSGNLIRELPEEMCELYNMLTLDVSDCEKLERLPDNMEKLVKLRHLSVGRLFVKMRGVEGLSSLRELDEFHVSGSGEVSNFGDLRNLNHLQGSLKIRWLGDVKDPDEVKKALLKSKEHLTCLRLWFESRIDKGTIHDDEVLEALEPPPNLEFLEIRYYRGIDPVFSSCINKLRVVELSEWGKIENLPPLGKLPSLEELTISWMECVKKMGDEFLGLEVDREDDEDSEISIGEMTSPSPSNIITAFPKLKGLTISDMRKWEEWEGGEGGRWRRGNEDKTNISISIIMPSLRSLLILKCPKLKALPDYVLQSTTIEKLLIKSSSILEEQFKAGGEGWPNDSHIPSITII; from the coding sequence ATGGCTGATGCTCTTGTTTCCGTAGTCTTGGAGCGGCTGAGCTCGATCGTTAGTGAGAAGGTGGGACAAAAAGTGAGGCTCTTTGTTGGTGTCAAGAACGAGGTTGAAAAGCTCACCAGCAGTTTCCGAGCCATCCAAGCTGTGTTTGCCGATGCAGAGGAAAGACAGTTGAAGGATCAGTTCGTCAAGCATTGGTTAGATCAACTCAAAGACGTATCTTACGACATGGATGACGTTTTGGATGAGTGGGACACTGCAATTGCAAAATTGCAAAGCAAGAATACAAGGAAGGTATGCTCTTTCATGATCTTCTCTTGCTTTCATTTTAGAGAAGTTGGTTTGCGTCATCGTGTTGCTTATAAGATAAAAGAGCTGAATGAAAGAATAGATGGCATTGTGGTTGAGAAAAATAGGTTCCACTTCAAATTATTGGAAGCGGGAATTAAGCAGCTTGAACATCATGAAACCGCTTCTGTTATAGATGTAAAAGAGGTTAAAGGTAGAGAAAAGGATAAAGTCAGGGTTATAAAAACGTTGTTGAGTGAGAGTAGTCAAGGACCAGCCCTCCGTACAATCTCTCTAGTAGGGATGGGAGGGATAGGAAAGACAACCCTTGCTAAGCTAGTTTTTAATGATCATGTGGTGAAGACCCATTTTAATAGGAGAATATGGGTTTGTGTATCAGATCCCTTTGATGAGACAAGGATTGCCAAGGAAATCCTTGAAGCTCATATGAGGTCCacccaaaatttaaaaaaattagagacttTGCtagaaaaaatacaacaatCATTTAGGGAAAAGAAATTCTTGCTTGTCCTTGATGATGTGTGGAATGAAGATGCTACAAAGTGGGAGCAACTAAGAAACTCCCTCAAGTGTGGTTTGCCTGGAAGTAGGATTCTGGTGACCACACGTAATAGGAATGTTGCGAAGTGCATGGGCTCCTCACCCACTGACATTTTAGAACTAGGACTTCTCCCTCCTGAGGAATGCTGGTCATTGTTCAGTGAATTCTCATATTTTGAAAAGACCGATAGAGAGTTTGATAATTTAGAAGATATTGGTAGACAAATTGCAGTAAAGTGTGAAGGCCTGCCTCTTGCTGCAAAGACTTTAGGAAGTCTTTTGCGCTTCAAAAGAAGCAAAGCAGAGTGGGAAAGTGTCTTGCACAGCCATGTCTGGGAGATAAAAGAAGCTGAAAGCAATCTTTTGGCTCCTTTATGGTTGAGCTACCATGACTTGCCCTCTGAAGTGAGACGGTGTTTCTCATATTGTGCAGTCTTTCCAAAAGACTTCACATTTTACAGAGGTGATTTGATCAAACTGTGGATGGCACAAGGTTTCCTTCGGGAAACACAGAATAAAGAGATGGAAGTAATGGGTCGTGAGTGCTTCGAAGCTTTAGCGGCACGCTCtttctttcaagattttaaGAAAGAAGAGGGTGATGATAGCATTTATGCATGTAAGATGCATGACATGGTGCATGATTTTGCAcaatttttgacaaaaaatgaAAGTTTTAATGTAGAGATTGATGGTGCGGCAGAGTCAAAGATAGACTCTTTTTCTAGAGATGCCCGACACTCCATGGTAgtgttaagaaaatataaaacctaCTCATTTCCTGAAACCATCCATAGTTTGAAAAAGCTTCGCAGCCTGATTGTTGATGGTTATCCTTCATCGATGAATGCAACCTTACCTAACTTAATCGCTAATTTGAGTTGTCTGAGAACATTGAGATTGTCAAGATGTGGAATAGAAGAAGTCCCATCCAACATAGGAAAGTTGATACACCTGAGGCATGTTGACTTGTCTGGTAATCTAATTCGGGAGTTACCTGAAGAGATGTGTGAATTGTATAATATGCTAACTTTAGATGTCTCGGATTGTGAGAAACTTGAAAGATTGCCTGATAACATGGAAAAACTAGTCAAATTAAGACATCTCAGTGTTGGTAGATTGTTTGTAAAGATGAGAGGAGTTGAGGGGTTAAGTTCTCTTCGGGAATTAGATGAGTTCCATGTGAGTGGTAGTGGTGAAGTGTCTAATTTTGGAGATTTGAGAAACTTGAACCACCTTCAAGGATCTCTGAAGATAAGATGGTTGGGAGATGTGAAAGATCCAGATGAGGTTAAGAAAGCATTACTTAAGAGTAAGGAACACCTCACTTGTTTACGTTTATGGTTTGAATCGAGGATAGACAAGGGGACAATTCACGACGATGAAGTCCTTGAAGCCTTAGAACCACCTCCAAACTTAGAATTTTTGGAAATACGTTATTACCGAGGAATCGACCCAGTGTTTTCTAGTTGTATTAATAAACTAAGGGTTGTTGAACTCTCTGAGTGGGGGAAGATTGAGAATCTGCCTCCTTTGGGGAAGTTGCCATCTCTTGAAGAATTAACTATAAGTTGGATGGAATGCGTGAAAAAGATGGGTGATGAATTTTTGGGATTAGAAGTTGATCGTGAGGATGATGAGGATAGTGAGATTAGTATTGGAGAAATGACATCACCATCACCGTCAAATATTATTACTGCATTCCCCAAGTTGAAAGGTCTTACCATTTCGGATATGAGAAAGTGGGAAGAGTGggaaggaggagaaggagggAGGTGGAGAAGAGGAAATGAAGATAAAACAAACATCTCCATTTCAATCATAATGCCATCTCT
- the LOC18107586 gene encoding L-arabinokinase, which produces MIRRDLLTGHWKPYLERAISLKPCYEGGINGGEVAAHILQEIACGKNYASDKFSGARRLRDANVLGYQLQRVPGRAFSRCTDDFEILHGDLQGLPDTKSFSKRLAELDTAHESE; this is translated from the exons ATGATTAGGAGAGATTTACTCACTGGTCACTGGAAACCTTATCTTGAACGTGCAATTAGTTTGAAACCATGCTATGAGGGAGGCATTAATGGAGGCGAG GTGGCAGCTCACATTTTGCAGGAGATAGCTTGTGGTAAAAACTATGCTTCAGATAAG TTCAGTGGAGCAAGGAGATTAAGAGATGCCAATGTCCTTGGTTATCAATTACAAAGGGTCCCAGGACGAG CTTTTTCCAGATGCACTGATGATTTTGAGATTCTACATGGAGATCTTCAAGGTCTTCCAGATACAAAGAGTTTCTCAAAGAGGTTAGCAGAGCTAGATACTGCACATGAGTCTGAGTAG